The following nucleotide sequence is from Trifolium pratense cultivar HEN17-A07 linkage group LG2, ARS_RC_1.1, whole genome shotgun sequence.
cttGAATGACAAATCTAAACATagatattttttacttttcacgGATGGAGAATGAAAGTTGTTCGCGTTTGGGGCTACAGATCCGGTAAAAAAGCGCAGATCTAGAACAATGGTAGTAATTTCCGAAAAATTTAATGTTAAGTTAAAGGGTGTTGTTGTTCAAAGAATGTTAAGTTAAGATTGTTGTTGTTCAAAGAAAATGGAGGATTTGAGTGGTGAATGATGAACACATGAAAAATGGAGAACAAAGATAATGAGCAAATTTggactttaaaaaaataaattaagagttagatattagttatatgattttatttttgagaaaatattaGTTATATGATTtaaatctaaataaaataagttttaattattacaataattttAACCAAAAGAAGGATTGATGTGCAATAAGTAAAACTTTACTTATAAAGACTCACCATAAACCTTCATAACACACTAAAGCTGATGTGGAATCAACTACATTTCTATTGGACAGTTGACCTGACTTCTTTTAAGAAGTGAGTTTTGTGACTTCTTCCTAGAAGCTCCCAATAGGTATTcgtaaaaagaatattttaatctaaaataAGGTGAGTGCAAGAAGAGAGAGAGGATTCTTATGTGAGAAGTGGTACCTAATGGGTACTCAAATGTGTTTTGCTctaatggtagtacctaataagtatcatgagtacctaatagattggagatggtctaatgATGTCTTCTACAAATAAATGGTTGTTATAAAATTGGCCTAACTCTATCCAGGCATACTCCTCAACGTAAAACTAGATTTCAATAATGGATACCATTGATTGAGGTATATAGTTCTTGAATTGGTTGCACTTGCACCATATATAAATGGGGTCGGGTATTTAAGCAGTATGAACTAATTTTACCATATATCAATTCAATACATGAATATTCAATGGGATTTTCTAACCTGAGCAACATTGCACAGGATAAATAGTAGTTAATACCttgttttttgggtttttccgGATCTTATTAATGACTTAATCctatttttttatctctttctcctattttttctctcctaatttaataaagagtaattaatgTCTATTCTATCTCTCTTTCTCCcctattcaaaaaaaaagaaagaaaagaattaaGCAACAAAAGTAAAACCAAAACACAACCAGACATAACAAAACACCATAAAACAAACAAGTTCCTTCAACAAAATACTATCACCGTAGACAAACTTCATACAAAAGTGTCATTCTTTTTTGTTATAGTTTCATGGATTCAAATTTTGTTGTGCTTGATCTTCATTCTTCCTCTTCTTGGTGATTGTTGGTTGAATGTAATAGCAAATCAAAGTATTAACTTACTCTGATATAGCAACCATATGAGTATAAATGGGTGATTCTTTTTACTtgacatattttttataaattttaggggggtgtattcaattgggatttcaaaagaattttaaaagacttttttataatgaaagaattttgtggtattcaatcaagatttATATGCAAtgtaaataaatcttgtggtattcaattaagtgaaggtgtgaaaacacaagaaaggggggggtggttgaattgtgttttagctacgttagcagcggataaacaacacaaaaataacgagatcagagagagagaaagcacacaagcaatttatactggttcctctcacaaaacgagagtagtccagtccccttgcacttccaagggaattcactataatcacacaagattacaaatgctcaagcacacaagcaagagacttcaccacaattcttaagcacacaagcttaagacttctcacttaagcacacaagcttaagactacTCAAACTTACAAAGTAAATAGAGTTCGATGATTGAATACAACTGCTCTCAAGAGAAccttaaaaatcaaatacagttagtacaaagtatttggactaagagttaaaaacactagttcagaggttcagagcttgtattcgcaaATGTGAAAATGTTGAGCGCGTGTTGTAATTGTTGTTGTTATCTTGCAAAccgattcttctagtatatataggactaagaaagagtcgttgcaaagatgaccgttgttgaagataaccttttgtcttcaagcaagtTGTCTTGATGCAAATTGGTCGtttccaaaacagagtaagagtttcagtaactttgaccaagtgcagagaagactttccttattcagctaagaagtctgataacccacgttctccattgtggacagacaaaatgtaagtagctgttctgatcaaggttgagaggtccttttcttcattggtaagagagttgaccttcaaattcgaATCTTCACACAATCCAAGATATACCTCAGAGTTTGATTCACTTCAGACTTTAGCaagttctgatgtcttcatcctctgatgcatgtaacttctgaagattcttatcttttgagttcttgcgaacttctgagaacttgtcttctgagctttcttcagagcttgtctgaaactaagttctgcacacttaaaataaatttttagtacttccaattgtatattaatactttgttatcatcaaaaccttaatagatttaggggcaaacatttttaaatcaattttgttccaacaatctcccccttttttatgatgacaaacataagtattaattgacaattgttgttaaattaacttatcatgtttctcttaggtttgtgaggtttgcaagctccccctaagattgatactccataaagccttagctttaagttttatccatgatattttaatttagtataagctTAAgtaattttaatgtaaaattaaaatccatatttttcttcagagtgagaggtttcaaagctctccccctaagtctcataaggctaagttaaaattgcactcttaacttatccttacttatgaaatttatttttaattaaaacactcaGTCTCcgcataaaataattaacaagaatattttataacaaattgtAACAAACTTTAAAcgtggtttcagctttttgaaacatatcaattaatgcgtaactactcccccttttgtcattatcaaaaagtaatagtaaaaaaaaatgagaaaaccaagacagtcaaagataGGAATTGGTTGTTACGGAGgtgaaattaattttcaaaagataaaacCAAGGCGCCAAAGTGGCTATAAATAGGTTCCGGTTGAACAACATTTTTCACACAAAAATCAATCTCAGTACgcaaagaaaagaaattgaaaacatAATGAAAAGATTCAGCGCACGCATCGCAGAATTTCGTAGGAGAAAAGAAGATGAGCGTGAAAGAGAAAACAAGAAGAATCAAGAAGAGGAAGACAAGAAGAAACAGGAGGCAGAGATTATCATCATCTCTTCAGAGTCTGAGTCAGAAGAGGATGAAATAGACGCTGACTATGCTGAGTTCTTAGCAGGCTATGTTCCTGAGGAGGAACAAAGCGAAGAAGAAGACCCAGTGCCAATAGAAATATCCTCAGATGAATCGGAgaagaaatctgagatttcctctgagactttatctgattaggattaggttttctttttcttatgcTAATGTACTCAAGGCATTGTTAGCCAattgaatgaaatttttttaaaaagttctGCTGTGTTTCTTTGTCTCCTTCTTTTGATATTTGTTtagaaaattgtaaaaaaaataaacgaaaaataaaccaaaataagcacaaaaaaaataatcaagaacataataaaTAACGAACCAAGTGTACGATAGTTAAcaagataaaacaaaaaaaaaaactttaaaacaaaagcaaataatgtgcatagaatcctagggtttttGGAGGAGGGCTATGATCATATCAAATTTGTTGTTCAGAGTGTCCACTTTGTAATCCAGCTTATCCACCTTGGTTGCAAGAACTTGGTGTTCGGACCTCTGCTCTTCAATAGCTTGCTCCAAGACCCTCAGATGATCCACATTTGCTTCCATAGGAGCTTTTCCTTTATCAGATGAAGATTCACCATCCTCTGAATAATCAATCATAAGCACTTGTTCCTCTATCATAGGCACTTGTTCTTGAGTGAGCAATGCAGTCTCTTGAGCGATCCTCTCAGTTTCTATCCTCTGATCCTCTAAGCacttgaacaatttggagttcacCCAGAAGTTGTTGAGCACATGCAGAAGCATATCATCAGCAGCTTGCCTTGCAGATAAAGCTGCAGCCTTAGAGATCTCAGCTTCTTCATGATTAAACATGGTCAATCTCTTCAGACTAGCTCTAGCAAGAAAATCCCTCAGCAGACTTACAACCTCCATGTCCCGTATACCAATCTCAGCTTTGATGTCCTTCCCAACCATATCCAGAGCATCACAAATCTTGGCCTTGATAGCAGAAACCTCAACATCCACATCAGACAGACACACTAAGAACCTGTTCTTAAGTTTAGACAACCTTAAAAGatcatcataaagctgattggaTATGCTTCCAAAAGGGTCAGATGTTGTGGGATAGGTAAAAGGGATTGTGTAAACCTTGGATGATTCAGAAGCAGAGTTGGTATTATGAACAACAGTTACTTCTGAAGGACAAGGAACACAAGTGTGAACACGTTCAGGAGATACATGTTCAGCACTTGAGGTTGGGTTTGGTTCAGAATTTTGTTCAGAGTTTGTGGGTTCAGaagttggttcaggagatttgatAGGAGAGGTTTGTTTGGGTTGTTCTGTGGGAGAGTGTATGGGTTCAGGAGATATTTCTGGTTGTGGATCAGATGATTGTTTGGCAGATGTTTCTATTTGTGGTTGAGTTTGTGGTGATGGTGATTTTGGTTTGGTGGTTTCGTGAGAGAAAGGGTGATTGTTTAGAGAgtcagggctaagatgtttttctagttcatgAAGGGGATCTTCAGAAAGAACTTGTTTGTCCATCTGCTGAGACTTATCAGAAGAGGTAAGTTTTGAAAGATTTTTCTTACCTTCTTTGATCAGCTCATCAGTTGAACAAATTTGTTCCTCTGAGTCTGAAATATTGATGGGGTTAGGGTGAATGGTTCTAAGAGGTTTGGTGAAACCTaatccaatttcagcttcattaaaagAGATCTTAGGAGTCTTACCTTTTGAAACAGGAACTTGTTTCTTTCTCAGCCTATCAGCAAAAGTTTCCTCATCAGAGCGTGTCTCTTCtgaatcatcttcatcatcatccagCTTAAGTTTCCTCTTAGGAGCTCTAGAGGATTCCTCAGCAACCTTTTCAGCAGGTgcttcatgcttcttctttgttctttaTTCAGCAACAGCTTGCTCTACCTTGATtttcttctgagcaagaagatctggctgAACTTGTTCCTCTTGAGTTTCAGCCTTTCTTTTGGACTTCCTCTGCCTAGGTTTGTACAAACTGACAATTGGCTCATTTGGTACCATTTCCCTAGTAACATTATATCCTTCTCCCTTAAGCCTTTCCAAGTAGTTCTGAATTACTTCTTCACAGTCCAATTCAGAAACTATTGGATAACCACCTACATAAAAGGGATCTTCTGTGCGTACCTGGAAATCTTGTGAAGGTTGAACCACCTTAGTGTTGATGAGATGCATTTTGGCTAAGAAGTTTGCAGTCAGAACTTCTGGCATAATCTTATTCTCAACAAGTTCTGGATAAAACTTCTGAAGCTGCTTTACGATTCTCCCTTGAAAAAGTAAGTCAGACAGCAATCTAGGATGAACAATGGTTGTTCTCCTCTGAGACTTGCTGAAGAAAATAGCTTCACATACCCTTTCAAATAGGTAATCTCCCAGATTAACCTTTCTATCAGTCagaagaaaataaatcaaatgacGATGAGGCCAAgagattgtatcagtaccacctaATCTTGGACAGATAGATGATATGATTATTTTAAACAAAACCCTGCACTCATCAGTCATtcccttgactttacccttTAGCTTCAATTCGGTAAACATCCTGTGCAGAAGATCTTCTCTGAATCTagtatccttttcaaaattgTCCAAAATCATACCAGAGTTTGTCAACCCAAGTAGAGCGTTGAAGTGAACCTTTAAGAAGGTGAGATTTATGCCGCAGACGTTAGACTTAATCTGAGTACAAGTAAACTCAAGAAGACCCATCTCCTTTCTAGATTTTCCTTTCAGACTTGGATTTCTTTCAATAGCTAGGAGTTCTTCTTGCTTTGCTTCGACCTTGGTGAagaccttagctttcatccagaaatGCCTAAGGAGATCTGGATAGATTGGACCGTTCAACATCTCAAAATACATGTCCCAACCTTGAGAAGTGAAGTATGGTTTAACATCATACCCATTAGCTTTCAAGCTATTGAAATCGACCATCTTCTTAGGCAAAAGAGTTAAAAGCGATTCTGAGAATTCCATCTTGTTCCCAACATATTCCATGTTCTTGAAGATGAAAGGTGGAATAGTGATAGGATTCGTTGAAGTTGAAGTTGAAGCAGACATGATAAAGGTTTAGGTTAGGGTTGAtgctaacgagagagaaagaaagttttgttggaggtttagagagatgAAAAGTGTATGTTGTGAGagtgaaaagtgtgcaagtgtattgtgtaagtttatttaaatgcgtatagttaacacaaaaatggcaaacatgggaagttacgcttattgacaaaaatttgaatactaaaagtcatcataaaccacccactacctgacacacatAAGCCACGTGTAAAAAATTACTTGGTAACTGCCATCTTAGTGAACAACTGTTCAGTAGCGAATATTTAACGTTTTCCACTTAGATAggtcagagcctctgagttgaAAAGATTCTATCAGggtcaagtacttcagagcttttGTATTCAGATGTTCTGAAGCAGAAGTTCTGATGTACACAACCTCTTACACCTTAGAAgccaaaaacaaattttttaatcagagattgaaaacatgttcagatgtttctttataaaatcaaatctttcaacgggtaaggctttagtaaatatgtcagccattgattttcagtatcaacgaacttaatatctattatgcctctctgaacataatctctgatgaaatgatgtttaatttcaatatgtttggctctagagtgaaggataggatttttagataaatgaatggctgcagtattatcacaatataaaggaatattgtgactgcttacttgataatcttctaactgatattttaaccagagtagttgtgtgcaacacttagctgctgaaatgtattctacttctgctgtagacaatgCTATAGTAgcttgtcttttactagcccaggagataaggttttcaccaacaaattgacaattgccacttgtggattttctttcaattttatctccagcatagtcagcatcacataatccatttagcacataatcattggatttcttatagagaagtccaagattagttgttcctttcagatacctaaagattctctttacagcagtaagatgagactctctaggatctgactagaatcttgcacataaacagacactgaataaaatatcaggcctagaggctgtcagatagagtaaagaaccaatcatacctctgtagaccttttgatctacttttccttcatcttctgttttgctcatgttggttgttgaatgcataggagtgttcattatcttgcaatcatctagattgaacttcttcagatgttCCTTGGTGTATTtagattgatgaacataagttccttccttcttctgattaatttgaattccaaggaagaacttcaattctcccatcatgctcatttcaaattcatcctgcattatcttagagaaattcttgcacaaggaagcattagttgaaccaaaaataatatcatcaacataaatctgaatgattaaaatatcttctttggttgtttttctaaagagtgtgcaatcaaccttccctttctcaaaacccttttccagaaggaaattactgagtctatcataccaagctcttggagcttgtttcagaccatacagtgatttcttcaatctaaaaacatgttctgggtttgagatatcttcaaaaccaggaggttttttgacatacacttcttcagaaatgaaaccatttaagaaggcacttttaacatccatctgatacagagttattccatgattaacagcataagatagaagtaacctgatagctTCAAGCCTAGCTACTGGTGCAAaagtttcagtatagtcaatcctcTCTTGCTGACTATACCCTTGTGCAACCAGTCCAGctttgtttcttaccacttcaccttgctcattcagcttgtttctgaatacccattttgttccaataatgttcttgtgtgaaggtttgggcaccagagtccatacatcatttctttgaaattgattcagctcttcttgcattgccactatccaagcatcatcttgcagagcttcatcaacttttgagggttccatcattgagataagaccaaccaAGGATTCCTCActtcttagttgagatcttgtttTTCTTGGACTATCTTTGTTTCCTaggatcagttcctctggatgagatgatttgtatttgaaagtgtttcttgggggttcatcatcttcagactcaacAATAGCAGGTTCAGAAGCTGCTTCATTGCTTTGATGTTCAGAGTCTGTTGGAACTATCATGTTCAGAGGTTTTTCAGAGAGTGGATGTTCTAAGTAGTTTGGAAtgtctgaatactgatcctctgatacctgaaatttagaaaaaccttccacaagctctgacacttggtcagactctttgtcatcaaatttgacatgcatagtttcttccacagtatgtgtttcagaaatatacagtctgtatgcttttaagcgttcagagtatcctataaagatacccttataacctctagcatcaaatttctttagatggactttattgtttagaatgtaacaagtacatccaaactgatgaaaataagaaatgtcaggttttcttcccTTGAACagttcataagctgttttgttcaacttagatctgatatagattctattttgaacataacatgttgtgtttacagcttctgtcCATAAAAAGTTTGCTActtttgtttcatgcatcatggttctggcaatttcttgcagagttctattcttcctttcaacaaccccattttgttgaggagttctaggagaagagaattcatgcaatatgccataattttcacaaaaggtttcaaaaggttcattttcaaactccccaccatgatcacttctaacttttaaaatggtgtagcctttttcattttgaatttgtttgcagaagatgctaaactcatcataagcttcatttttagttcttaggaatttcacccaagtccatctactgtaatcatccacaattactaatccatacttcttaccattgatagaggcagtgttaactggcccaaacaaatcaatgtgaagaagttccaaaggtcttgaggtagaaacaatgttcttaggcTTAAAAGATGATTtagtaatctttcctttttggcatggaccacaaagtgtgtttgagtgatatttaatttttggtaaacctctgacaaggtcaagcttgctaagcttagagattaacctccagttagcatggtctaacctcttatgccagatccatttttcttcactcaatgtCAAAAGACAAACcgctttttgttcattcaaatcagaaagattaattttatagacattgttctttctcattcctttgaatacaatggagttgtcagattgtttagacacagtacatgattccttattaaagacaactacataaccattgtcgcaaaattgacttatgctcaataggttatgtttaagtctatctactaaccaaacatcattaatagatagggaagagttacctactgtacctgtacctattatctttcctttttggtttcctccaaagccaacagagcCTCCCTCTTTAAGAGTTAGCTTAGAGAATAGTCGTTtatcaccagtcatatgccttgagcATCCACtgtccagataccatgaatgattcatgattccTCCTTGAGTGGTaagctgtatgagaaacaactttaatcattgtgatagaactcttcatcacagttaatgacaAAATCATCCTagtattcttcttcttcatttctcaagttctgattgcAGGCTTGAGAACCTGTTAGCCATTTGTCTAAGACATAAGCCTTTCTTCCTCTGCATTGGACTTGTTTCCACATTCTAGgcaggacatatcctttcctagttggtaaatctaaacgatacattatttcagcttttggtacccatttgATTCTGGGTCCACGTTTGTTAGTCCTCAAATGCTTGCTATGTTGTTGAGTGTTAGAGAAGGactttggtttggaataataacctttttgaaattttttcttcatttgagAGTTGTTATTATTCCaagacttggattgtttatgattccagaatTTGTATCTATCACCAATCCATTGTTCTGATTGGTTATATCTTCtaactctagaatcataaataatctgagtcctgtattgcctctgaggtttgaagtttgacttttttcttttaaaaacttctgaacttttagattgacttgcctcaggtactgaagttcctttggttccagaagttgaagccatAGATTTAGAAGTATTCAGAACATCTGATTTAatattctcaggttctgaacagcTTCTATCTACTGAGCTTTTtcttccagatcctgaggaacttggttcctctgagctatCAGTTTCCAAGTTTCTCAGATCATCAGCCTCATTCCTCAGAGCACCAAAATTCTTCCCCTCTTCACTTTGGGgtacaacataataaacccaagattttccaacctttttgggataagtttttagctttgaatatgttctaccatattcatagccaattCCTTCTCCTCtgtgtctcatgacattataaattaaatttgcagctttgctctttccaaagttgagatgcacaaactgttgaagagccaattcctgctcatcaatgggtttgtgacaaacagcacaacctttttcaaagtcatttactttgttcagagtttcttgatatagaccttgaaaatgacCTTCCTGTTCACTCAGAGCATTAAGCCTTTCTTGTAAAGCTTTTTGTttgcttaacactctgagatgtttctcagtAACTTTGTTAAGCGCAGTTAGAAGTTGAgttttagaacagtcagaaaataccttaTCTGTAACTTCTGAATCTGACTCTGGCTCATCCTCTGAGTCCACATCTGAGTCTGTTGAAGCCATTAGTGCTAGattttcctcttcttcttcttcaacttcctcctcagatgatagctcctCAAATGTAgtcatcagactctttttcaacttgctcttaaattgttgcttctttgagctgtatctctTACTTTTGTCTTTGGAAGACacttctggacaatcagcaatgaagtgtcctggcttcttacagttgaagcagttcttttGATCATCCTTCTTGCTGACTGAATTCCTTGAGTTGTTACCTCTGAAGTTCTTTTTGTTAAACCTGTTCCAATgttgaaacttggtgaatagggcaaactcatcttcacccatttattcctcttgaccatctgcagaagattcctcctcaatgtcaagaagctgagtcttaagagctttggaagaaatcctagttgactgtaaagccacagacttgaacttcttcttagcttttgagtcagcatccagaaccatctcatggcttctgagattgcttatcagagcatggcttctgagattgcttatcagagcctcaagactcagagtcttgagattttgagcttcctcaatTGCAGTGACTTTGGGTCTCAATGCAagaggaagacttctcagaatcttctgaacatggtcataggtggagtAACTCCTCTTCAGAACTTTGAGACCAGATACAAGAGTTTGAAACCTTGTGAACATGGTTTCAATATTTTCATCTTGTTACATAGTGAAGAGTTCATACTgtcttatcaagagactagccttagcctttTGAACTTTCTCATTGCCATCATAAGttgcacacatagaatcaaaaatAGATTTAGCAGAGGATTTGTTCTCAATTCTAACATAATCCTCATGCCttatagcaccaacaacaatatccTTTACTCTGTGATGCTTAGTATaggtttttaggttagctggtgtgagtaactttctgtgCTCAATGGataaccttccatgttcattcaagttttcgaaagttactcccaactcaaccaaatcccacaactcatgatcaatagtaGTGATATTGCTATaaagtctttccttccaccattcaaataatgaagcatcaccattgaatataggggcttttctattgccactatgttcatatGATTCATTATTTAAATAGTCATGACCAAAGGCAGCTCCTCTACTGCTTTCACCAGTTCTAGTACtttcgtctcctccagacataatgtt
It contains:
- the LOC123904122 gene encoding uncharacterized protein LOC123904122, whose amino-acid sequence is MSASTSTSTNPITIPPFIFKNMEYVGNKMEFSESLLTLLPKKMVDFNSLKANGYDVKPYFTSQGWDMYFEMLNGPIYPDLLRHFWMKAKVFTKVEAKQEELLAIERNPSLKGKSRKEMGLLEFTCTQIKSNVCGINLTFLKVHFNALLGLTNSGMILDNFEKDTRFREDLLHRMFTELKLKGKVKGMTDECRVLFKIIISSICPRLGGTDTISWPHRHLIYFLLTDRKVNLGDYLFERVCEAIFFSKSQRRTTIVHPRLLSDLLFQGRIVKQLQKFYPELVENKIMPEVLTANFLAKMHLINTKVVQPSQDFQVRTEDPFYVGGYPIVSELDCEEVIQNYLERLKGEGYNVTREMVPNEPIVSLYKPRQRKSKRKAETQEEQVQPDLLAQKKIKVAEESSRAPKRKLKLDDDEDDSEETRSDEETFADRLRKKQVPVSKGKTPKISFNEAEIGLGFTKPLRTIHPNPINISDSEEQICSTDELIKEGKKNLSKLTSSDKSQQMDKQVLSEDPLHELEKHLSPDSLNNHPFSHETTKPKSPSPQTQPQIETSAKQSSDPQPEISPEPIHSPTEQPKQTSPIKSPEPTSEPTNSEQNSEPNPTSSAEHVSPERVHTCVPCPSEVTVVHNTNSASESSKVYTIPFTYPTTSDPFGSISNQLYDDLLRLSKLKNRFLVCLSDVDVEVSAIKAKICDALDMVGKDIKAEIGIRDMEVVSLLRDFLARASLKRLTMFNHEEAEISKAAALSARQAADDMLLHVLNNFWVNSKLFKCLEDQRIETERIAQETALLTQEQVPMIEEQVLMIDYSEDGESSSDKGKAPMEANVDHLRVLEQAIEEQRSEHQVLATKVDKLDYKVDTLNNKFDMIIALLQKP